The proteins below are encoded in one region of Phaseolus vulgaris cultivar G19833 chromosome 1, P. vulgaris v2.0, whole genome shotgun sequence:
- the LOC137815926 gene encoding uncharacterized protein, producing the protein MKPRALDELAPSDRDVCKALAGLGIVFDTAKLIANEFNAHGLSTYFGSVMTSSRRLALAKFLKKAKSTKDGGDVVASDVPTVASLPIPPPSASPTPIVAVPLAMASTPASARPNKGKRVLIVDSDSEGSGSALVPHKMRATGLIASPAAPPGDGNSLRDDPPSATSPPPPPAHEEQEERVDLVPPPSPLPHRDATEASGSAPPVSVPGLTSRKPRIPRSIHRELTQGFTEGMTPTDPQKGGGMPYYMGAFLAMAIKWRTQARNAIKGREVLRKLRQEVVALKEEKQNWGLKEEASQSLLRLAHEEREGAEAYARELEQAHAAQLAQLTSYQIQNIGLQEAALTSEVQRKKLDELDAAWGQKLGEKEDALTAKVEALSLLQAEANKLRVEKEFLEKQLTSKDSRITELEGDVQELIGEMAGAFEEGFQEALAQASCENAGIKISNCDPTHHVVEGKVVPMDLED; encoded by the exons atgaagcccCGGGCTTTGGATGAGCTTGCCCCCTCCGACCGGGAtgtgtgcaaagccttggcgggactggggatagtcttcgataccgccaaactcatcgcgaacgaattcaatgcccatgggctttctacctacttcg gttcagtgatgacttcctCGAGGCGGCTGGCTCTTGCCAAATTTTTGAAGAAGGCAAAATCTACCAAGGATGGTGGGGACGTCGTAGCCTCCGACGTGCCCACCGTTGCTTCCCTGCCGATCCCTCCACCATCTGCCTCTCCTACTCCCATTGTTGCGGTTCCGTTAGCCATGGCGTCAACCCCTGCCTCAGCGCGTCctaacaaagggaaaagggtgttGATAGTAGACTCCGACAGCGAAGGCTCGGGTTCTGCCCTGGTTCCTCATAAGATGAGGGCTACGGGTCTCATTGCCTCACCCGCCGCGCCCCCCGGAGATGGGAActctctcagggacgatccACCCAGTGCCACCTCACCGCCGCCTCCGCCAGCCCACGAGGAGCAAGAGGAAAGGGTTGACTTGGTTCCCCCACCTTCGCCGTTGCCGCATCGTGACGCGACTGAAGCATCGGGCTCCGCCCCTCCTGTATCAGTCCCTGGCTTGACTTCGCGCAAACCCCGGATTCCTCGCTCcattcatagggagttgacgcagggcTTCACCGAAGGGATGACGCCGACTGATCCTCAAAAAgggggaggcatgccttacTATATGGGGGCCTTCCTGGCGATGGCAATCAAGTGGCGCACTCAGGCTCGAAATGCTATCAAAGGGAGGGAGGTTCTTCGCAAGCTGAGGCAAGAGGTGGTggcgttgaaggaggagaagcagaactggggactcaaggaggaagcttcccaatctCTGCTAAGACTGGCCCATGAGGAGAGGGAGGGAGCTGAGGCGTACGCGCGAGAACTGGAACAGGCGCATGCCGCTCAACTAGCCCAGCTCACCTCCTATCAAATCCAAAACATTGGCCTCCAGGAGGCGGCTCTCACATCCGAGGTGCAGCGGAAAAAACTTGATGAGTTGGATGCTGCTTGGGGGCAGAAGCTGGGTGAAAAAGAAGACGCCTTGACTGCTAAGGTtgaagctttgagccttctacaAGCCGAGGCTAATAAGCTCCGGGTGGAGAAGGAATTCCTGGAGAAGCAATTGACATCCAAGGATTCCAGGATTACCGAACTAGAGGGGGACGTCCAAGAACTGATTGGGGAGATGGCGGGGGCGTTTGAGGAGGGTttccaagaggctctggcccaggcgtCCTGTGAGAACGCGGGCATCAAaatttcgaactgcgaccccactcACCATGTCGTCGaagggaaggtcgtgcccatggacttggaagactga